In Metopolophium dirhodum isolate CAU chromosome 7, ASM1992520v1, whole genome shotgun sequence, one genomic interval encodes:
- the LOC132948843 gene encoding WD and tetratricopeptide repeats protein 1-like: MSSATKRQNILQLIRNRELNDHIRTKYALKSNLNYKCISKLGLLAQLEGHQGCVNCLQWNESGRILASASDDYQVILWDPFLQKVKTSIKTLHRGNIFSVKFIPSCNDDIVATGAGDWSSHTYNVTTGKQLRSCVCSQGRIKRLAVANDAPSVYWCASEDGCISQHDMRMSHECPTDKSKNTLVTVFSISGKRIEAKCLDINQLKTEQLAVGANDQYVRLYDRRMIQSLSSLDVKCPSFVSEYEANNANKVNNALQYFVPGHIHSNDNETIIPKRQKNYVITYLTFSPDGQELLANYGGEYVYLYNLVNRADNAFFNISKVMKVPRENGEGSSTDLIDDQVPVPHLTLPDKVVQLKLKANYLFEKEDYTAAIFLYNEAINIHKCSVLFSNRAAAYIKRKWHGDFYAALKDCVTALKLEPSHMKAHFRLAVCLFELDKFKDSKMYLDQFTMKYPSYKTSAAYKSLNSDLLNAQSNNKDKSDGKKSRETSDTSNFLDALQIQRAPKIAFEKYFCNQAKDYHRRYYGHCNTSTDIKEANFFGSQNQFIVAGSDDGLFFIWEKNTENNLLILKGDSSIVNCIQPHPSEFLLATSGIDNEVKLWSPLPDDVDNTSIINNYSTTAMLNQRRMMADPFEVILRNMRRTAEGPDSVDFDAIRDQYGIDPLSEEFNDCRMS; this comes from the exons ATGTCTTCAGCAACAAAACGTCAAAACATTTTACAGTTGATAAGGAATCGAGAATTAAAC GATCACATCCGCACAAAGTATGCATTAAAAAGTAACTTGAATTACAAATGTATTTCAAAACTTGGATTACTCGCTCAATTAGAAGGACACCAAGGATGTGTTAATTGCCTACAATGGAATGAAAGTGgaag aaTCTTAGCATCAGCATCTGATGACTATCAAGTAATATTATGGGAtccatttttacaaaaagttaaaacttcTATTAAAACTTTACACCGCGGCAACATATTTTCTGTTAAG tttatacctagTTGTAATGATGATATAGTTGCGACTGGAGCTGGTGATTGGAGTTCACATACATATAATGTAACAACAGGTAAACAATTAAGAAGTTGTGTTTGTTCTCAAGGACGAATTAAACGTCTAGCTGTAGCAAACGATGCACCTAGTGTTTATTGGTGTGCTTCAGAAGATGGATGCATTAG TCAACATGATATGAGAATGAGCCATGAATGTCCTACCGACAAATCTAAAAATACTTTGGTGACTGTATTTAGTATTTCGGGAAAAAGGATTGAAGCTAAATGCTTAGATATAAACCAACTTAAAACTGAGCAGCTTGCAGTTGGTGCTAATGACCAATATGTGAGATTGTATGACCGCAGAATGATTCAATCGCTGTCATCATTGGATGTAAAATGTCCTTCATTTGTCTCGGAGTATGAAGCCAATAATGCAAATAAAGTTAACAATGCACTCCAATATTTTGTACCGGGTCACATCCATTCTAATGATAATGAAACAATAATTCCcaaaagacaaaaaaattatgtaattacttATTTGACTTTTAGTCCTGATGGACAAGAGTTGTTAGCTAATTATGGTGgtgaatatgtatatttatataacttagtGAATCGAGCTGATAATGCATTTTTCAACATCTCTAAAGTTATGAAAGTTCCTC GAGAAAATGGGGAGGGTTCTTCTACAGATTTAATAGATGATCAAGTTCCTGTTCCTCATTTGACACTACCAGATAAAGtagtacaattaaaattaaag gcaaattatttatttgaaaaagaaGACTATACTGCTGCTATTTTCCTATATAATGAAgctataaatattcataaatgcAGTGTACTGTTTTCAAATAGAGCTGCAGCCTATATTAAAAGAAAGTGGCATGGAGACTTTTATGCAGCTCTCAAAGATTGTGTGACTGCATTAAAATTGGAGCCTAGCCATATGAAAGCACATTTTCGTTTGGCAGTATGCCTGTTCGAACTGGACAAGTTTAAagattctaaaatgtatttagatcAGTTCACAATGAAATACCCATCATATAAAACTAGTGCCGCATACAAAAGTCTTAATAGTGATTTATTAAATGCACAAtctaataataaagataaatctGATG GTAAAAAATCGCGTGAAACATCAGATACGTCAAATTTTCTAGATGCGTTACAAATTCAACGAGCCCCGAAAATAGCTTTTGAGAAATACTTTTGTAATCAGGCAAAAGATTACCATCGTAGATATTATGGTCATTGTAATACATCTACTGACATTAAAGAAGCTAACTTTTTTGGAAG TCAAAATCAATTCATAGTTGCTGGTTCAGATGATGGTCTATTTTTTATTTGGGAAAAAAATACAGAGAATAATTTGCTCATACTGAAAGGGGATTCTTCAATCGTAAATTGTATACAACCACATCCTTCAGAGTTTTTGTTGGCAACTAGTGGTATTGATAATGAAGTCAAATTATGGAGTCCATTGCCAGat GATGTGGATAAtacatctataataaataattatagcacAACAGCTATGTTAAACCAAAGACGTATGATGGCTGATCCATTTGAAGTAATATTGCGTAATATGAGGAGAACTGCAGAAGGACCTGACAGTGTTGACTTTGACGCTATACGTGATCAATATGGAATTGATCCATTATCTGAAGAGTTTAATGATTGTCGAATGAGTTga